In one Brienomyrus brachyistius isolate T26 chromosome 5, BBRACH_0.4, whole genome shotgun sequence genomic region, the following are encoded:
- the LOC125742807 gene encoding ADP-ribosylation factor-like protein 6-interacting protein 1, whose amino-acid sequence MADGDNKSTNLLAQEISQLEEQLQGWGEVILAADHVLRWQKPWFPGALIGVTTMLFTLIYYLDPSVLTGVSSSVILLCLADYLVPTLAPKIFGSSKWTTEQQQRFHEICGNLVKVQRRLLGWWRRIFALKEEKPKMYFLSVISCLVVMAWIGQQVHNLFLTYLIVTVLLLLPGLNQHGILSKYTGMAKREINKLLKHKEKKNE is encoded by the exons ATGGCAGACGGCGACAACAAGAGCACAAATCTCCTG GCGCAGGAGATTTCACAACTGGAGGAGCAGCTTCAGGGGTGGGGCGAGGTGATCCTGGCTGCTGACCATGTCCTGCgctggcagaaaccctggtttcccgGCGCCCTTATCGGAGTCACCACTATGCTCTTCAC GCTGATCTACTACCTGGATCCTTCAGTATTGACCGGTGTCTCCTCTAGCGTGATCCTCCTGTGTCTGGCTGATTACCTTGTTCCAACCCTGGCCCCGAAGATCTTTGGCTCCAGCAAATG GACCACCGAACAACAGCAGCGCTTCCATGAGATCTGTGGAAACCTTGTGAAGGTCCAGAGGCGTCTGTTGGGCTGGTGGAGGCGAATCTTTGCCCTCAAGGAGGAGAAACCAAAAATG TACTTCCTGTCTGTGATCTCCTGTCTGGTAGTGATGGCCTGGATTGGGCAGCAGGTCCACAACCTATTCCTAACCTACCTGATCG TGACTGTGCTGCTCCTCCTCCCCGGCCTTAACCAGCATGGCATCCTCTCTAAGTACACCGGCATGGCCAAGAGGGAGATTAACAAGCTGCTCAAGCATAAGGAGAAGAAAAACGAGTGA